A section of the Streptomyces sp. SLBN-118 genome encodes:
- a CDS encoding glycosyltransferase family 2 protein has product MSVGSAADILSPVNATGAWSLASDESSGWLIDAARTLIAVSDGAILTYFALINTSYLLLILLAVGELVRRLRRAPFAGYDDTSASPFTPPVSLIMPAYNEEAGIAEAVRAMLLLRYPVFEVVVVDDGSSDGTLDALRGAFGLVEVDRVVPDDVQVRGAVESVHLPRGGPVPLVVARKANGGKADALNAGINLARYPLLCMVDADSILDSESLLAVAKPFCDDPMRVVATGGVVGIANGCTVVAGRVVEPRVPQELLGRIQVVEYLRAFMLGRTGWSKIGGLLVIAGAFGLFRRDVVVAVGGMDANCIGEDAELVVRMHRYLRDQGRDYRIVFVSEPISWSEAPSTAKILGKQRRRWHRGLTELLLKHRRMIGNPRYGRIGLVSLPFYVVFELLAPVVELAGLVLVPVGLLVGAVDPDFLWRFLLVAYGYALVVSLVSLAVEEYAFHRFARSRDIWGAVVGAIAENLGYRQLTAWWRLRGMWDALRGAPQVWGSMTRSGFTESDEARASEGDRA; this is encoded by the coding sequence GTGAGTGTGGGGAGCGCTGCCGACATCCTGAGCCCGGTGAACGCGACCGGCGCCTGGAGCCTGGCGAGCGACGAGTCGTCGGGATGGCTCATTGACGCGGCGCGCACCCTGATCGCGGTGAGTGACGGCGCGATCCTCACGTACTTCGCCCTCATCAACACCAGCTATCTGCTGCTGATCCTCCTCGCCGTGGGAGAGCTCGTCAGAAGGCTGCGCCGGGCGCCCTTCGCAGGCTACGACGACACCTCCGCGAGCCCCTTCACCCCGCCGGTGTCGCTGATCATGCCCGCGTACAACGAGGAGGCGGGAATCGCGGAGGCGGTCCGGGCCATGCTCCTGCTGCGCTATCCGGTCTTCGAGGTCGTCGTCGTCGACGACGGCTCCAGCGACGGGACGCTGGATGCGCTCCGGGGGGCCTTCGGCCTCGTCGAAGTGGACCGCGTCGTGCCCGACGACGTACAGGTGCGCGGCGCGGTGGAGTCGGTCCATCTCCCCAGGGGCGGACCGGTGCCGCTCGTGGTGGCTCGCAAGGCGAACGGCGGCAAGGCCGACGCGCTCAACGCCGGAATCAACCTGGCGCGCTATCCGCTGCTGTGCATGGTCGACGCGGACTCGATCCTGGACTCCGAGTCGCTGCTCGCGGTGGCCAAGCCGTTCTGCGACGACCCGATGCGAGTCGTCGCCACCGGCGGCGTGGTCGGCATCGCCAACGGCTGCACCGTCGTCGCGGGCCGGGTTGTCGAGCCCCGCGTGCCCCAGGAGCTGCTGGGCCGCATCCAGGTGGTCGAGTATCTGCGGGCCTTCATGCTCGGACGTACCGGGTGGTCGAAGATCGGCGGCCTGCTGGTCATCGCCGGCGCCTTCGGTCTCTTCCGCAGGGACGTGGTGGTGGCGGTGGGCGGCATGGACGCGAACTGCATCGGCGAGGATGCAGAGCTGGTCGTCCGTATGCACCGGTATCTGCGTGACCAGGGCCGCGACTACCGCATCGTCTTCGTCAGCGAGCCGATCTCCTGGAGCGAGGCGCCGTCCACCGCGAAGATCCTGGGGAAACAGCGGCGGCGATGGCATCGCGGGCTGACAGAACTCCTGCTCAAGCACCGCCGCATGATCGGCAATCCCCGGTACGGCCGGATCGGGCTGGTGTCGCTGCCCTTCTACGTGGTCTTCGAGCTGCTCGCCCCGGTCGTCGAACTGGCCGGTCTCGTCCTGGTACCCGTGGGCCTGCTGGTCGGAGCGGTCGATCCGGACTTCCTGTGGCGCTTCCTTCTCGTTGCGTACGGCTACGCCCTGGTCGTCAGCCTGGTTTCGCTCGCGGTGGAGGAATACGCCTTCCACCGTTTCGCGCGGTCGCGGGACATCTGGGGCGCCGTGGTCGGCGCGATCGCGGAGAACCTCGGATACCGCCAGCTCACAGCGTGGTGGCGACTGCGTGGCATGTGGGACGCGCTGCGCGGCGCTCCGCAGGTGTGGGGCTCCATGACCCGCAGCGGATTCACCGAGTCCGACGAGGCGCGAGCGAGCGAAGGTGATCGTGCATGA
- a CDS encoding ATP-binding protein produces the protein MSGRRGRGGDSVTRRLGIAFSVMTGLILLVGAGVLTATFIGHGASDEIVDRTQPALADNLRLHGEASDMQRSMRGYLLTGDQKLLDAYRAARQAYPAVLASALEHGDPATDRNLRTQAQQLQAYVRIADQQAGVTQRSEQAARLTREGAVRYNAFAATNHELEVRLSEDVQRMDEHADRIVRVSAAWVAGLLLAALGATVFTSLRTTRALVRPLKSVEYTLGLLTAGEYSARAVEHGPAEIRAVARSVNTLADEGDRLREIEDERRRLSEIARQVGIRIRERLDVDEVLDTACAGIGEGLEADHVFILLTQEDSQVVPVVRAWSAEQGLLSARGLQALPPIPSEVVRDHYRRGATWSIDNLPEYLSAGVPLPDAPGSFGRTGLPEENRDAARSLGLYSVVMTPIGVGEEPLGAVCLSRSDPEHVWHAVEIDIAESMATGVGRALHNSMLYGQEASLVEKLRALDRAKSDFLSTVSHELRTPLTSIVGYVELLTDDDTGPLTEPQRRMLDVIDRNANRLRSLIEDLLTLSRIESGAFTSQREDVDLSRLVSSAVDAMRPAAEAASVRLETDCPEEPLVLEADSDQLDRVLMNLLSNAVKFTPTGGEVRVRAAREDGEVILSVSDTGIGIPKQECQQLFSRFFRASNAVDQAIPGTGLGLTIVQTIVTNHGGTTEVTSEEGRGTTVTARMPLVTAGRTAQTVTDR, from the coding sequence ATGAGCGGACGCAGAGGACGTGGCGGCGACTCCGTGACGCGACGGCTCGGCATCGCCTTCTCTGTGATGACCGGCCTCATCCTGCTGGTCGGGGCGGGAGTGCTGACCGCCACGTTCATCGGCCACGGGGCGAGCGACGAGATCGTCGACCGGACACAGCCGGCCCTCGCCGACAATCTGCGGCTGCACGGCGAGGCTTCCGACATGCAGCGTTCCATGCGCGGCTATCTCCTCACCGGCGATCAGAAGCTGCTGGATGCCTACCGGGCGGCACGCCAGGCATACCCGGCCGTACTCGCCTCCGCCCTTGAGCACGGCGATCCCGCGACCGACCGGAATCTGAGGACACAGGCACAGCAGCTCCAGGCATATGTGCGCATCGCCGACCAACAGGCGGGAGTCACACAGAGAAGCGAGCAGGCGGCGCGGCTCACCCGCGAGGGCGCCGTCCGGTACAACGCGTTCGCGGCCACCAACCACGAGCTTGAGGTCCGGTTGAGCGAGGACGTCCAGCGGATGGACGAGCATGCCGACAGGATCGTCCGGGTCAGCGCCGCGTGGGTCGCCGGCCTGCTGCTCGCGGCGCTGGGCGCCACCGTCTTCACATCGCTGCGAACCACCCGTGCGCTGGTCCGGCCCCTCAAGAGCGTGGAGTACACACTCGGCCTGCTCACCGCCGGGGAGTACTCGGCACGGGCGGTGGAGCACGGGCCCGCCGAGATCCGCGCGGTGGCCCGCTCGGTGAACACGCTCGCCGACGAGGGGGACCGGCTGCGCGAGATCGAGGACGAGCGGCGCCGGCTGTCGGAGATCGCCCGGCAGGTCGGCATCCGGATCCGCGAACGCCTCGATGTGGATGAGGTCTTGGACACGGCGTGCGCGGGGATCGGCGAGGGTCTGGAAGCCGACCATGTGTTCATCCTGCTCACCCAGGAGGACAGCCAGGTGGTCCCGGTGGTCCGGGCATGGAGCGCGGAGCAAGGTCTGCTCTCGGCCAGGGGGCTTCAGGCACTCCCTCCCATCCCGTCAGAGGTGGTCCGCGACCACTACCGGCGAGGAGCGACCTGGTCCATCGACAATCTCCCCGAATATCTCTCCGCCGGTGTACCGCTGCCGGACGCCCCCGGGTCCTTCGGCAGGACGGGCCTGCCGGAGGAGAATCGCGACGCGGCCAGGTCCCTCGGCCTGTATTCGGTCGTGATGACCCCGATCGGAGTGGGGGAAGAGCCACTCGGAGCCGTATGCCTCTCCCGCAGTGACCCGGAGCACGTCTGGCACGCCGTGGAGATCGACATCGCGGAGTCGATGGCCACCGGTGTCGGCCGGGCGCTGCACAACTCGATGCTCTACGGGCAGGAAGCGAGCCTGGTGGAGAAACTGCGCGCGCTGGACCGGGCCAAGAGCGACTTCCTGTCGACCGTCTCCCACGAGTTGCGGACTCCGCTGACCAGCATCGTCGGATATGTCGAGCTTCTGACGGACGACGACACGGGCCCTCTCACGGAGCCGCAGCGGCGCATGCTGGACGTCATCGACCGCAATGCCAACCGACTGCGCTCGCTGATCGAGGATCTGCTGACGCTGTCCCGGATCGAGTCCGGCGCCTTCACTTCGCAGAGGGAGGACGTCGATCTGAGCCGGCTGGTGAGTTCGGCGGTGGACGCCATGAGGCCCGCCGCCGAGGCGGCTTCCGTCCGGCTGGAGACCGACTGCCCCGAAGAGCCCCTCGTACTGGAGGCGGACAGCGACCAGTTGGACCGGGTTCTGATGAATCTGCTGTCCAACGCGGTGAAGTTCACCCCGACCGGCGGGGAAGTACGCGTCCGCGCCGCGCGGGAGGACGGCGAGGTGATCCTCAGTGTCAGCGACACCGGTATCGGCATCCCCAAGCAGGAGTGCCAGCAGCTCTTCAGCCGGTTCTTCCGGGCCTCGAACGCCGTGGACCAGGCCATCCCGGGCACCGGGCTCGGACTGACCATCGTCCAGACGATCGTGACGAACCACGGAGGCACGACGGAAGTCACCTCCGAGGAGGGCCGGGGCACGACGGTGACCGCACGGATGCCGCTGGTGACAGCGGGCAGGACCGCGCAAACCGTGACCGATCGGTGA
- a CDS encoding DUF305 domain-containing protein, producing the protein MSRLSRTHWAAITAVVLALLFAGAATMASAGGSDDSTSRTPPADSADAGFARDMSVHHQQAVEMSFVVRDRTRDDEVRRLAYDIANTQANQRGMMLGWLDLWGLPKLSADSEPMAWMGEEHAHGSGHGGHAGSPAGDGALMPGMATRADLDRLGKASGKQAEIEYLQLMIIHHNGGISMAEGCAKRCTVGPEKALAEGMVAAQRSEVELMVDLLHKRGAEVRTS; encoded by the coding sequence ATGAGCCGTCTGTCGCGAACGCACTGGGCCGCGATCACGGCGGTCGTGCTCGCGCTGCTGTTCGCCGGGGCCGCGACCATGGCCTCGGCGGGCGGCAGCGACGACTCCACGTCGCGCACGCCGCCCGCGGATTCGGCCGACGCGGGCTTCGCCCGGGACATGTCGGTCCATCACCAGCAGGCGGTGGAGATGTCCTTCGTCGTCCGGGACCGTACGCGGGACGACGAGGTGCGCCGGCTCGCGTACGACATCGCCAACACCCAGGCCAACCAGCGGGGCATGATGCTGGGCTGGCTGGATCTGTGGGGGCTGCCGAAGCTGTCGGCGGACAGCGAGCCGATGGCGTGGATGGGCGAGGAGCATGCGCACGGGTCCGGGCACGGCGGGCACGCCGGGTCCCCGGCCGGGGACGGCGCCCTGATGCCGGGCATGGCGACCAGGGCGGACCTGGACCGGCTGGGCAAGGCCAGTGGCAAGCAGGCGGAGATCGAGTACCTCCAGCTGATGATCATCCACCACAACGGCGGGATCTCGATGGCCGAGGGCTGCGCGAAGCGCTGCACGGTCGGCCCCGAGAAAGCGCTCGCCGAGGGCATGGTGGCGGCGCAGCGCTCGGAGGTCGAGCTGATGGTGGACCTGCTGCACAAGCGGGGCGCGGAGGTCCGTACGTCGTAG
- a CDS encoding family 16 glycosylhydrolase — protein MKLPLRSRRTCAAMASVLAVLAVGFGPSTARAAPPSTDEWAVEWTDDFGGGAGTAPDSKNWITDVGTGYPGGPAQWGTGEVQRYTNDPANLSQDGHGNLRITPLRDSAGRWTSGRIETRRSDFRPADGKKLRIEARLQLPGITGPAAAGYWPAFWTLGRPFRTGEGVSPTVGEFDVLENANGVNRVWGAMHCGTSTGGPCEESTGLNADTACPGSECTGHFHTYAVEWDRSVEPERLTWSVDGRPYHSVSSAQINEATWDAATGHGHFILLDLAIGGGFPKAIAGHSTPTPNTRPGSPMLVDHVTVRTTGGSD, from the coding sequence ATGAAGCTGCCGCTGCGAAGCCGCCGCACGTGCGCCGCGATGGCGTCCGTGCTCGCCGTCCTCGCCGTCGGCTTCGGCCCGTCGACCGCGCGTGCCGCCCCGCCGTCCACCGACGAGTGGGCCGTCGAGTGGACCGATGACTTCGGGGGCGGAGCCGGGACCGCGCCGGACTCCAAGAACTGGATCACCGACGTCGGCACCGGCTATCCCGGCGGTCCGGCCCAGTGGGGAACCGGTGAGGTCCAGCGGTATACGAACGACCCGGCCAACCTGAGCCAGGACGGCCACGGCAACCTGCGCATCACTCCACTGCGGGACAGCGCCGGACGATGGACGTCCGGACGCATCGAGACGCGCCGCAGTGACTTCCGGCCGGCGGACGGCAAGAAGCTTCGCATTGAGGCCCGCCTCCAGCTCCCCGGTATCACCGGCCCCGCGGCCGCGGGCTACTGGCCGGCCTTCTGGACTCTCGGCCGGCCCTTCCGTACAGGCGAGGGAGTGTCACCCACCGTGGGCGAGTTCGACGTGCTGGAGAACGCCAACGGCGTCAACCGGGTGTGGGGCGCCATGCATTGCGGGACGAGCACGGGCGGCCCCTGCGAGGAGAGCACCGGCCTCAATGCCGACACCGCCTGCCCGGGCTCGGAGTGCACCGGCCACTTCCACACCTACGCCGTCGAGTGGGACCGCAGCGTCGAGCCGGAGCGGCTGACCTGGTCCGTGGACGGCAGGCCCTACCACTCCGTCAGCTCGGCACAGATCAACGAGGCCACCTGGGACGCCGCCACGGGCCACGGGCACTTCATCCTCCTCGACCTGGCCATCGGCGGCGGCTTCCCCAAAGCCATCGCCGGGCACAGCACGCCCACCCCGAACACGCGCCCCGGCAGCCCCATGCTCGTGGACCACGTCACCGTCCGTACTACAGGCGGGTCAGACTGA
- a CDS encoding helix-turn-helix transcriptional regulator has protein sequence MDDGTEQQNWDDESGAVLRAVGRQLKAWRESAGLRQAELGTAIGYSEELVSSVERGRRAPKDVYLQRADDVLGAGGKIIAMQRDVVEVRYPKKVRDLAKLEAEAVELGAFNSSVVQGLLQTEDYARALFRMRRPLYTEDVIEREVGARMARQDIVDKTKALPVFSFVQDEVTLRRPVGGRMVQRKQLERLLEVGQFRNVEIQVMPTGREEHAGLTGGFRIFKLQSGATLGYSEVLHFTRLIPEPREVQFLEMQYGSIRAQALTPRESLALIEKVLGDT, from the coding sequence ATGGACGACGGTACGGAGCAGCAGAATTGGGACGACGAGAGCGGGGCGGTCCTCAGGGCGGTGGGCCGTCAGCTCAAGGCGTGGCGGGAGTCGGCGGGGCTCCGACAGGCGGAGCTGGGGACAGCCATCGGGTACAGCGAGGAGCTGGTCTCCTCCGTGGAGCGCGGGCGGCGGGCGCCGAAGGACGTGTACCTGCAGCGGGCGGACGACGTGCTGGGCGCGGGCGGCAAGATCATCGCGATGCAGAGGGACGTGGTGGAGGTCCGGTACCCGAAGAAGGTACGGGACCTGGCGAAGCTGGAGGCGGAGGCAGTTGAGCTCGGCGCGTTCAACAGCTCAGTGGTCCAAGGGCTGTTGCAAACGGAGGACTACGCGCGGGCGCTGTTCCGCATGAGGCGACCTCTGTACACCGAGGACGTCATCGAACGCGAGGTGGGTGCACGGATGGCACGACAGGACATCGTCGACAAGACGAAGGCTCTGCCCGTCTTCAGCTTCGTTCAGGACGAGGTGACTCTGCGCCGCCCGGTCGGCGGCAGAATGGTGCAGCGTAAGCAGCTCGAACGGCTGTTGGAGGTCGGGCAGTTCCGGAACGTCGAGATCCAGGTCATGCCGACAGGCCGGGAGGAACATGCGGGTCTGACCGGCGGGTTCCGCATCTTCAAGCTCCAGAGCGGCGCGACACTGGGGTATTCGGAGGTGCTGCACTTCACGCGTCTGATCCCCGAGCCGAGGGAGGTGCAGTTCCTGGAGATGCAGTATGGAAGCATCCGAGCGCAGGCTCTCACGCCACGGGAGTCGCTGGCCCTCATCGAGAAAGTGCTGGGAGACACATGA
- a CDS encoding VOC family protein, with protein sequence MDWTLEVIVVPVSDVDRARDFYRDKVGFAVDVDTRVTDTMRIVQLTPPGSGCSIVIGEGIGGPDGKGPEPGSYSGMQLVVADIKAAHAELTERGVDVSDPVEIAPGDGGTFMYFADPDGNTWAVQEYRVRATKPLYEVLRPGTADSD encoded by the coding sequence ATGGACTGGACGCTCGAAGTGATCGTGGTCCCCGTCTCGGACGTGGACCGGGCCAGGGACTTCTACCGCGACAAGGTCGGTTTCGCGGTCGACGTCGACACCCGTGTCACCGACACCATGCGCATCGTCCAGCTCACGCCTCCCGGCTCGGGCTGCTCGATCGTCATCGGAGAGGGCATCGGCGGCCCCGACGGCAAGGGGCCCGAGCCCGGCTCGTACTCAGGGATGCAGCTCGTCGTCGCGGACATCAAGGCGGCGCACGCCGAGCTCACCGAGCGTGGCGTGGACGTGTCCGACCCGGTGGAGATCGCACCGGGCGACGGCGGCACCTTCATGTACTTCGCGGACCCGGACGGCAATACGTGGGCGGTGCAGGAGTACCGCGTACGGGCCACGAAGCCGCTGTACGAGGTGCTGCGCCCCGGCACGGCCGACAGCGACTGA
- a CDS encoding CBS domain-containing protein, translating to MTTARDIMHPGAQWIPAHETLDRAAQLMRQLDVGALPIADSSERLCGILTDRDIVVGCVAMGHDPSRITAGDMAKGTPRWIDAGSDVGEVLQEMQGHRIRRLPVIENKRLVGMISEADLARHLTDEQIHTFVEQVYAEG from the coding sequence ATGACCACAGCCAGAGACATCATGCACCCCGGCGCCCAGTGGATCCCCGCGCACGAGACCCTCGACCGGGCCGCGCAGCTGATGCGCCAGCTCGATGTGGGCGCGCTGCCCATAGCCGACTCCAGCGAACGGCTCTGCGGCATCCTCACCGACCGTGACATCGTCGTGGGCTGTGTGGCCATGGGCCACGACCCCTCGCGGATCACCGCCGGCGACATGGCCAAGGGCACCCCGCGCTGGATCGACGCGGGCTCCGACGTGGGCGAGGTACTGCAGGAGATGCAGGGCCACCGTATCCGCCGGCTGCCGGTGATCGAGAACAAGCGGCTGGTGGGGATGATCAGCGAGGCCGATCTTGCGCGGCATCTGACCGACGAGCAGATCCACACCTTTGTGGAGCAGGTCTACGCGGAGGGCTGA
- a CDS encoding DUF397 domain-containing protein, with protein sequence MSIEPEWFKSSYSSGEPGSDCVEVAWRKSSYSTGEAGSDCVEVATTTRAVHVRDSKNTTGPQLALAPQAWADFVTYAADH encoded by the coding sequence ATGAGTATCGAGCCGGAGTGGTTCAAGAGCAGCTACAGCAGCGGCGAGCCTGGCTCCGACTGCGTGGAGGTGGCATGGCGCAAGAGCAGCTACAGCACCGGCGAAGCCGGCTCCGACTGCGTCGAGGTCGCGACCACCACCCGCGCCGTCCACGTACGGGACTCCAAGAACACGACCGGCCCACAGCTCGCCCTCGCGCCCCAGGCATGGGCAGACTTTGTCACGTACGCAGCCGACCACTGA
- a CDS encoding alpha/beta fold hydrolase has protein sequence MTFVRVGDVPHHVVVEGSGPVCVLSAGLAMSWFDWDPVVPLLAPYRTVVRFDRPGHGLSGAAAVPPSAAGEAHRIAGVLDALGLDGPATVVGHSIAGFHAEAFARLHPARTASVVLVDSSIEEHARVPAAPAVRTAAARALGRVLSAAGVPAALGPLTRRAVVRLSRTGGGDPAPAALVRRCYATSRVLQGGLLENTHYRAVAAELLALRERYALPGVPVTVLAANAAGERWLERQHALARLLGARFETVAPAGHLMMLDRPDAVARAVLDGSAAASDGRAVRTTWSQPSA, from the coding sequence GTGACGTTCGTACGAGTGGGAGACGTGCCACACCATGTGGTCGTCGAAGGCAGCGGACCGGTCTGCGTGCTGAGCGCCGGGCTCGCGATGAGCTGGTTCGACTGGGACCCCGTCGTCCCGCTGCTTGCCCCGTACCGCACCGTCGTCCGCTTCGACCGGCCCGGTCACGGACTGAGCGGCGCCGCCGCCGTGCCGCCGTCCGCGGCGGGAGAGGCCCACCGCATCGCGGGCGTACTGGACGCGCTCGGCCTGGACGGGCCCGCCACCGTCGTCGGGCACTCGATCGCCGGGTTCCACGCCGAGGCCTTCGCCCGGCTGCACCCCGCCCGCACCGCCTCCGTCGTCCTCGTCGACTCGTCGATCGAGGAGCATGCGCGCGTGCCCGCCGCGCCCGCGGTGCGCACCGCCGCGGCCCGCGCGCTCGGCCGGGTTCTGTCCGCCGCGGGAGTCCCCGCCGCCCTCGGCCCGCTCACCCGCCGCGCCGTCGTCCGCCTCTCCCGCACCGGCGGCGGCGACCCGGCCCCGGCCGCGCTCGTGCGCCGCTGTTACGCCACCTCACGCGTGCTGCAGGGCGGCCTCCTGGAGAACACTCACTACCGTGCGGTCGCCGCCGAACTCCTCGCCCTGCGCGAGCGGTACGCCCTGCCCGGTGTCCCGGTCACCGTGCTCGCTGCGAACGCCGCGGGCGAACGCTGGCTGGAGCGCCAGCACGCCCTCGCCCGGCTGCTGGGCGCCCGCTTCGAGACGGTCGCACCGGCAGGCCATCTGATGATGCTGGACCGCCCCGACGCGGTGGCACGGGCGGTCCTGGACGGATCGGCCGCGGCGAGCGACGGACGGGCCGTACGTACGACGTGGTCTCAGCCCTCCGCGTAG
- a CDS encoding ATP-binding protein: MRQLTDWGQPYEAAGQIVAELAANAALHGRVAGRDFRLAVRLTDMGTVRIEVTDTRADLLPHATEGPLPEGESGRGLLLVEAYADR, translated from the coding sequence GTGCGGCAACTCACCGACTGGGGGCAGCCGTACGAGGCCGCCGGGCAGATCGTCGCCGAGCTCGCCGCGAACGCCGCGCTGCACGGGCGGGTGGCGGGACGGGACTTCCGCCTCGCCGTCCGCCTCACGGATATGGGGACGGTGCGTATCGAAGTCACCGACACCCGGGCCGACCTGCTGCCCCACGCGACTGAAGGCCCGCTCCCCGAGGGCGAGTCGGGGCGCGGCCTGCTGCTGGTCGAGGCGTACGCCGATCGCTGA
- a CDS encoding DUF3105 domain-containing protein: MAPRTNDRKARIEQMRRAEQARERRSRIITIAVSGVVVAGLVGFGVYVLNKESDKKDQELAEAKAPVTGEKSWDAKKLGRTHVTKTVSYPMKPPVGGNHNQVWMNCNGDVYKEPVPDMNAVHSLEHGAVWVTYNDKASAADVTKLSEKVKKTPYTLMSPFKDQAGAIMLSAWGKQLTVDSASDPRVSQFFTKYVQGAQTPEPGAACTNGLGGK; this comes from the coding sequence ATGGCTCCTCGCACCAACGACCGCAAAGCCCGAATAGAGCAGATGCGCCGCGCCGAGCAGGCCCGCGAGCGCCGCAGCCGGATCATCACGATCGCCGTCAGCGGAGTCGTCGTGGCCGGACTCGTCGGCTTCGGCGTCTACGTGCTCAACAAGGAGTCGGACAAGAAGGACCAGGAGCTCGCAGAGGCCAAGGCTCCCGTCACCGGCGAGAAGAGCTGGGACGCGAAGAAGCTCGGCCGCACGCACGTCACCAAGACGGTCTCCTACCCGATGAAGCCGCCGGTCGGCGGCAACCACAACCAGGTGTGGATGAACTGCAACGGCGACGTCTACAAGGAGCCGGTCCCCGACATGAACGCCGTGCACTCGCTGGAGCACGGCGCGGTCTGGGTCACCTACAACGACAAGGCCTCGGCGGCCGATGTGACCAAGCTGAGCGAGAAGGTCAAGAAGACCCCGTACACGCTGATGAGCCCCTTCAAGGACCAGGCCGGGGCGATCATGCTGAGCGCCTGGGGCAAGCAGCTGACGGTCGACAGCGCGAGCGACCCGCGCGTGAGCCAGTTCTTCACCAAGTACGTGCAGGGCGCGCAGACGCCCGAGCCGGGCGCCGCGTGCACCAACGGACTGGGCGGCAAGTGA
- the glnA gene encoding type I glutamate--ammonia ligase yields MDKQQEFVLRTLEERDIRFVRLWFTDVLGFLKSVAVAPAELEQAFDEGIGFDGSAIEGFARVYESDMIAKPDPSTFQILPWRAEAPGTARMFCDILMPDGSPSFADPRYVLKRILAKTSDLGFTFYTHPEIEFFLLKNKPLDGTRPTPADNSGYFDHTPQNVGMDFRRQAITMLESMGISVEFSHHEGAPGQQEIDLRYADALSTADNIMTFRLVMKQVALEQGVQATFMPKPFSEYPGSGMHTHLSLFEGDRNAFYESGSEYQLSKVGRSFIAGLLRHAAEISAVTNQWVNSYKRIWGGSARSAGAGGEAPSYICWGHNNRSALIRVPMYKPGKTGSARVEVRSIDSGANPYLTYAVLLAAGLKGIEESYELPAGADDDVWALSDAERRAMGIEPLPQNLGEAITLMERSELVAETLGEHVFDFFLRNKKQEWEEYRSEVTAFELRKNLPVL; encoded by the coding sequence ATGGATAAGCAGCAGGAATTTGTGCTCCGTACCCTCGAGGAGCGCGACATCCGCTTCGTGCGCCTGTGGTTCACCGATGTTCTCGGCTTTCTGAAGTCGGTCGCGGTGGCCCCCGCCGAGCTGGAGCAGGCCTTCGACGAGGGCATCGGCTTCGACGGATCCGCGATCGAGGGCTTCGCGCGGGTCTACGAGTCCGACATGATCGCCAAGCCGGATCCGAGCACCTTCCAGATTCTGCCGTGGCGGGCCGAGGCCCCAGGCACGGCGCGGATGTTCTGCGACATCCTGATGCCGGACGGCTCGCCCTCCTTCGCGGACCCGCGGTACGTACTGAAGCGGATCCTCGCCAAGACCTCCGACCTGGGCTTCACCTTCTACACCCACCCGGAGATCGAGTTCTTCCTGCTGAAGAACAAGCCGCTGGACGGCACCCGGCCCACCCCTGCCGACAATTCGGGCTATTTCGACCACACCCCTCAGAATGTCGGCATGGACTTCCGCCGTCAGGCGATCACCATGCTCGAATCCATGGGCATCTCGGTGGAGTTCAGCCACCACGAGGGCGCGCCGGGCCAGCAGGAGATCGACCTGCGGTACGCGGACGCGCTCTCCACGGCCGACAACATCATGACCTTCCGCCTGGTCATGAAGCAGGTCGCGCTGGAGCAGGGCGTCCAGGCGACGTTCATGCCGAAGCCCTTCAGTGAGTACCCCGGCTCCGGCATGCACACCCACCTCTCCCTCTTCGAGGGAGACCGGAACGCCTTCTACGAGTCCGGCTCGGAATACCAGCTCTCCAAGGTCGGCCGTTCCTTCATCGCGGGCCTGCTCAGGCACGCGGCGGAAATCTCGGCCGTCACCAACCAGTGGGTCAACTCCTACAAGCGCATCTGGGGCGGCTCCGCCCGCAGCGCGGGCGCGGGCGGCGAGGCCCCCTCGTACATCTGCTGGGGCCACAACAACCGCTCGGCGCTGATCCGCGTCCCGATGTACAAGCCGGGCAAGACGGGCTCGGCCCGCGTCGAGGTCCGCTCCATCGACTCCGGCGCGAACCCGTATCTGACGTACGCGGTGCTGCTCGCCGCGGGCCTCAAGGGCATCGAGGAGAGCTACGAACTCCCCGCCGGCGCGGACGACGACGTGTGGGCGCTGTCGGACGCGGAGCGCCGGGCGATGGGGATCGAGCCGCTGCCGCAGAACCTGGGCGAGGCGATCACGCTCATGGAGCGGAGCGAGCTGGTCGCCGAGACGCTGGGCGAGCACGTCTTCGACTTCTTCCTCAGGAACAAGAAGCAGGAGTGGGAGGAGTACCGCAGCGAGGTCACGGCCTTCGAACTGCGCAAGAACCTCCCGGTGCTCTGA